The DNA sequence GCTGCGCCTGCCGCGGCGAGGGGTAGTGGCGGAACTCGAACTCGCCGAGCAGCGGGTAGCCGTCCTCGGCGGCGCGCCTGAGATGCTCGTCGAGGAACTCCTTCGGCTTCTCGGTCCACGCCGGATACACCCCGCCCGTCGTGGTGGGGATGTAGCGCTCGGGATCGGCCTGGACGAGCCTCCGCGCGCCGTCATGCCAGAGCCGGCCCTGCGCGAAGCCGCCCGGGCCGATCTCGGGGGACAGCGCGATCATGGCGACGCCCAGCCTGTCCAGGCGCCGGGCATAGCCGGGGACATCGAAGTCACCGGGGTTGTAGGAGGACTCGATGTCCATGAGGGGGATCGTGCCCGTGGCCGCCACGCTCCTGAGCCGCGCCCGCCAGCCGCGCTGGAGAGCGGCGAGGTCGAGCCGCCCGTCGGATTCCGCGGGCGCCGCGCGAGAGGCCTGGCACGTTGCGGCTGCCGCTCCCACCGTCGCCGAGAGAAAGGCGCGCCTGTTCACGCTGGCGATTATGACACGCCGCCCGGGCCGTCTGGTATAGTCGCCGGGGCACAGACCACGCGCGGGAGGGACCCGTGAAGCTCATCACCCACGTCGCCATCGGGAGGAGTCGCGCATGATCTACGAGATCCGCACCTACAGCCTCGCCCCCGGGAGCCTCGGCGAGGTCGAGAAGCGCTTCGGCGAGGGCTACGAGCACCGCAAGAAGTACTCCGAGCTGACGGCCTTCTGGCACACGGAGATCGGGCCGCTCAACGAGATCGTCCACGTCTGGGGGTATCGCGACCTCGCCGAGCGGGCGCGCATCCGGGGCGAGGCGGCCAAGGACCCGAACTGGCCGCCCCGGGTCGGCGAGTTCGTCCGCGCCATGCGCTCGGAGATCGTCGTGCCGTTCTCGTTCTCGCCCGAGATCCGTCCCGGGAAGGTCGGGCCGATCTTCGAGCTGCGCTACTACACGTTGAAGCCGGGCATGCTTCCCGAGGTGGCGAAGGGCTGGGAGGCGAAGCTGCCGGAGCGGGCGAAGCTCTCGCCCGTCGTGCTGGCCGGCGGCGTCGAGTTCGGCCAGGCCAATGGCTTCGTCCACATCTGGGCCTACCCGAGCCTCGACGAGCGCGCCAGGATCCGCGGGGAGGCGGTGCAGAAGGGCGTCTGGCCACCGTCGGGCGGGCGGGACCGGCTGCTGACGCAGGAGAACAAGATCCTGCTGCCCGCCGCCTTCTCTCCGCTCCAGTAGCCCGTCGCGCGCGGGCGGTGGTCAGCGGCCGCCGCCCGCGGCGATCGTAGCGGGATCCAGGGCGGCCGTCAGAGGGCGACGACGTCGACGGCCTGGCCCCGGGCGGCGCTCCGCGCCACGGCCTCGGTGAACTCCATGTAGCGGACGCCGTCCTCGAAGGTCGTGCGCGAGACCGTCTCCCGGCCGCGGATCGCGTTGACGAACGCCTCCTCGACCCGCCAGCCGATGCGCCGCTCGGCGGGGATCGGGATCTCGCGGAGCTCGCCCTCGCCCCGCCGCCCGCCCCGGAGACGCCGGGCGTCGGCCTCGAGCTTCAGCGTGCCGTCGGTCCCGAAGATCCACACCTCGCTCGGCGGCGCCAGCGCCGTGACCGCGCTGAAGCGCAAGTGGGCGACGGCGCCGCCGGCCAGCGTGGCCAGGATGTCGACGTGGTCGGGCACCCGCACCTCGTGCCAGGCGCCGCCGGCGTCGCGGCGGCGCGGCACGGCGACCTTCGTCATCGCCATCACGCGGCGGGCCGGCCCCAGCCAGCGCATCATTGCCTCGTACCAGATGCCCATGTTGAGGATGTTGAGCCCGCTGAGCGAGGTGTCCTGGCGCCAGTGCAGCGGCGCCTCGGGCTCGACGAAGCCACCCTGGGTCGCCTGGAGCTCCACGGCCAGCACCTCGCCCGCGTAGCCCTCGGCCAGGAGCGCCTGGAGGGTCCCGTCGACCTCGAGCGTGTGGGGCGCCGGGACGAGCTGGGCCACGAGGTGCGGCGCCCGGCGCGCGGCCTCGAGCATGCGCCGCCCCTCGGCGGCGTCCATGGCCATGCGCGCCTCGCAGAGTACGTGCTTGCCCTGCGCGAGCGCGGCCAGCGTGATCTCGCAGTGCATGTAGGGCCAGGTCCCGATGCAGACCGCATCGACGTCGTCCGCCCGCACGAGGTCCCGCCAGTCCGCGTGGACGCGGGCGATGCCGAACTCGCGGGCGACGCGCTCACCCGACTCCCGTGTCCGGTTGGCCACCGCCACCAGCTCGATACCGGGCAGGGCCCGGAACCCAGGAATGTGGCGGCGGCGGGTGTTGTTGCCTGCGCCCACGAAGCCCACGCGGATCGTCTTGTCGGTCATGGTCCGACATCATAGCACCGCGGCCTCGCCGCTCTCGCGGGCCCGCGCAGGCAGACGGAGCGCCCCGCCATGGACGTCGCGATCGAAGCCCCGGGGCCCGGCTACCTCGCCGGGCCGCCTCCCGCCAGCGCCCAGTCGAGGTTCTTCTGCGCGGCCTGGAAGCCTGGTCTGATCGAGAGCGCTCGGCGGAAGTGCTCGACGGCCTCGCTCTTCCGGCCTTGCAGCGCCCGCACCATCCCGAGGTTGTTGTGCACCTCCGGGGACTCGGGGGTGAGCTTCAAGACCTCCTGGTAGTGCTGGACCGCCTCGTCGAGCTGCCCCTGGACGGCGAGGGCATTCCCCAGATCGTTATGCGCCATGGTGTCGCCGGGGCTCAGCTGCACCGCCCGGCGCAGCTGCTCGATGGCCTCGGCCGTCCGGCCCTGCCGGACGAGGATGGCGGCCAGGTTCTTGCGCGCCCGGGACGATCCCGGGTTCAGTCGAACCTCCTCGCGCAGGTGGAAGAGGGCCTCGGGAATCCGGCTCTCCTGCGCCAGCGCCAGGCCGAGACCGCTGTGCGCCTGGGCCAGGTCGGGGTTGATCGCGAGCGCCCTGCGGTAGTGCTCGGCCGCCTTCTGGCGCAGCCCCTGAGTCTCGCGGAACAGGCCGAGGTTGAAGTGAGCGATGGACGATGGGGCGACGGAGGTGGCGTGTGTCCAGAGCGTCTCCGAATCGCGCCAGACGTGGATCTGCCCCCGGGTGAGCGTTCCCAGTGCGCCCAGGACGACCACCAGCAGCCCCGCCAGGACAGCCGCGCGGCGGCGGCCGTCAGCGGGCCAGCGCCCCGCCAGCCACCAGTGCCGGAGCGCGCCCCCGCCGAGCAGCGCCAGGCCGAGGCTGGAAAGATAGCTGTAGCGGTCGGCCGCGAGGTACGGGCCGGCGCGCATCACCAGCCCGCTCACCGGCAGCACCATCAACGCCGAAGAGACCCAGGCCGCGAGCGCGCCGGGCCAGCGCCGGCGTCCCACGACCAGGCCCACCGTCACGAGCGCGAAGCTCAGCGTCGGAAACAGGAAGCGCCACGCCAGCAAGTCCGCCGGCCCCAGCCACCCGTACAGCGGCGACACGGGTAGAACATCAAGCCGTATTCCGCGATCGCCAGGCGCGTCCCGAACCCGTGCGTCTCCGCCACCCAGTCAGCGTGGGTCTTCGCGATGGTGGCCACCACCGCGCTGGCGCCGACCACCACGCCGTACGGTATCTTCTCCACGAGAAGCCGACGCCAGCCCACGACCGGAAGCCGCCTCAGCGGGTAGAGGTCCAGCAGCAGCAGCACCGCCGGCAGCGGCATGGCCGTGGCCTTGGAGAGGAGCGCTGCCACGAAGGCCCCGAGCGACGCGGCCTGCCACTGCCGCCGCCGCGAGACATCCGGCGTCTCCACCGCTCTCAGATACGCGAGCACCGCAGCGAGGAAGAACAGCCCGCAGAGAACGTCCCGACGGGCCGACGCCCAGGCCACCGATTCCACCCGGAGCGGGTGGATGGCGAAGAGCAGCGCCGCCACCCCGCCGAACAGCCTCACCTCCAGCCCCGCTTCCGCCGCGCCCGGGGCCGCGGCCTGCAACAGCCGCCACGCAACGACGTAGAAGAGCAGCGTGCTGGCGACGTGCAGGACGAGGCTGGTGAAATGGTACCCGGCGGGATTCATCCCCCAGAGGAGATAGTCGAGCGCGAAGGTGATCCAGGCGAGAGGGCTGTAATGGCCCATCAGGAAGTTGGTCAGCACCCAGCGGAGCTGGGGCCAGCCGAGGCCGCGGTAGTGGGGGTTGTCGACGAGCGCCTCGGGGTCGTCCCAGTTCACGAAGCCGTTTCCGAGCGTCGGCAGGAAGACGGCCACGGTGACCAGAGCCAGGACGAGCGGGATCGCCCAGCCGCCGCCGAATACCGTCGGCCGCGAACCGTGGCCCGGCACCGCTATCCCAGCTGCAGCTCGAATCGCTGTTCGTTCACCTCCGTCCCCCACTGAGTCCCCTTCTGCTGCTCCGCGAGCCGGAAGCCGTTCTTCAGCAGGCCCGCCGCTCGTCGTACGGACCGAGGAATGCCGCCAGCTCGGTGGCCACCCGGGCCTCGAAGAAGAGGCCGAAGCCCCACTGCCGCCGGTAATGCGGGCCATGAAGCTCGGCCACGCGCCCGGTCGCCCCGGGAACGTAGCCGCTGACGATCTCGACGCCCGGCATCACATGTCCTTGCCGCCGGTCCTACACGCGTGCCGGCCAACGCTCACGTTGACCGGCCGCGGCGAGCGAACGCGAGCCAGCGGTCCGGTCGAACGTGCTGTTAGCCAGACCCCAGTTACACATGATCCTCGCCGTCGAACTCGACCGGGGCTGTTTGGCCCCCGGCCCAGTGACGTTTGTAGAACTCGAAAAGCCGGATCGAGTGAAGTGGATGGCCTGACGCTCGACCGAACCGGTATACGAATCGGCTGTCGCCGACGCAGCGCTGTTCGCACTCCACCGTCGCTTCGAGAAGCGTGGGTTCCAGAGTGCGGAACCAGTGGACCTTGACGCGGGCCCGGGTGCCGAGGACCTCATCATAGTGGTGGAAGTAGAGGCCGCGAATCAGCTTCTCTATCGTTGCGTCATGTGCGTCAGAGTCCCAGGGGCCTACGTGTCCCCTTCCATAGATGACGCCTGAAGGCGTAGTCAGCCAGACCGGTTCCATACCCTCAAGGAGCCAGCGGTGCAAGCGACGGTTGCGCCGAATCCCACCGAGGGCCTGTTCCCAGAGTCGACTTGTTGACGCGGTATCGGCGCCGACGTGCAAGGACAAATACGTGCGAAAGAGCTCATCGACATGAGAGGCGCTCTGATTGCAGGGGGCACATGACGGGACGGTGATGAGGTCGTCCGGCCGAGGGCTCGGGAATATCCCCTTGGGCGGGATGTGATCGCGGGTTGTCGGCGACGGACTCCCGCAGTACCCGCAGATGTCGGCGCGATCTCTGGTCATTGCTGGCGAACGCTGCCGTTCACCTGCGGCGGACCGAGCGACCAAAGGGAGCGAGGCCCGGCGTCAGGTGAACGGCTTGTTATGCGGACACTTCGACGTAGTCAACCTTGCTCTGCGGTGTCGGAATAGGTACACCGTCTTCGCGCATGCCTTCGAGATGGAGCTCGATGGCCTCGCGGATCTCGGCCTCCACTTCTTCGAGAGAAGCGCCGGTGGCAACGCAGCCGGGAAGATCCGGGACATAGGCGGAGTAGTTGCTCTCGGCTTTCTCGATCACGATCGCGTATCGCATAGCCACCTCACTTCCTGAGTCCAGCCTGTTTGAGGATGCTATTCAGGGTGCCTGGGGCGAGATCGTCGCTCGGCTTTCCGGGGACGGTGACGCGTCCTGGTTTGGAGCCATGCTTGAACTGGCGGTGGCTGCCTTTCGTGGCGACGAGACGCCATCCATCGTCCTGCAGCATCCGCAGTACCTCACCGACTTTCACCAGGCCAGCATATCAGGGCTTCGTCCTTTCTGTGCGCGCTCCCCGCTGGTGAGGCATAACGTGCAGGCTGACCCGCGGCCCGGCGGGCCGGGCCGTCCGAGACCGGCCATTGCGCAAGTGGCCGGGCCGGCGGGTCCAGCCTGAAGTTAGACGCTACCCTGTCGCCCACGCCCGTCCTCGGCATGACACCCGTTCTGGTGTAGGATAAGCCGTATGGCGACGTTGGATTCCGTCGTGCACGCCGATCCCGAGATCCTGGGAGGCACGCCCGTCTTCCGGGGGACCCGGGTCCCCGTGAAGAACCTCCTCGACTACCTGGCCGCCGGGGACAGCCTGGATCAGTTCCTCGACGACTTTCCCACCGTGAGGCGTGACCAGGCCGTCGCTGCACTCGAGCTCGCCAAGGATCTGCTGACCGCCGGTGCGCATCCTGCTCGATGAATCCTTGCCGCGACCACTGGCCCGCCTTCTGCCGGAACACGAGGTCCGCACGGTCGCGGCGATGGGCTGGACGGGAATCAGAAACAGCGAGCTGCTGCAACTGGCGGCTGATAGGTTCGACGTCTTCTTGACGGCCGATCAGAATCTGGAGCACCAGCAACACCTCAGCGCCCTCCCGATTGCGGTCGTTGTTCTCGTCGCCCCAACGAACCGGATCGAGTCCCTCCGGCCTCTCGTACCTGCGCTGCTGCGAGGTCTCCAGACAGTGACGCCTCGCCAGCTCATCCGCGTCGGCGCCTAACGCTCGCGGTGAGCGGCGGTGGCGAGCGCATGCGAGCCGGCCGGCCGCTCCACTGCGTTGTTCGGCGACCTGCGGTCAGTCACCGAATACCGACTTCAGCCGCGATAACAACCGGAAGATTGAGAGGAAGCTGGGCCATGCCGATCGCCGTCCGGGCATGGCGACCCGCCTCGGGTCCGTAAAGCTTGAGGAGGAGGTCGGAACAGCCATTGATCACGGTTGTCGTTTGCGTGAAACCAGGCGCGACGTTGACCATTCCTGACACGGTGAGCCAGGCAGCGACCCGATCGAGATCGCCGAGTTCGCGCTTCAGACTCGACAAGATCGCCAGTGTCGCCGAGCGCGCCGCGGCGCAAGCCTGATCTAGCGAGACTTCCGCCCCGACCCTGCCAAAAGGCCCCTCCGGCGAACCGTCGGGGGCAAGTGGCCCATGACCGGAGACATACGCGCGGTCGCCGAGGATCCGGACCCACGCAAAGGGAATCTCGACGCCAGGCGGAAGTTTTGTGGGCGCCGGCAGAGCAAGGCCGAGCTGTCGAAGCTTGGATTCGACTTCCATCACGCCTCCAAGATGGCTCTAGTCGCCGAACTACAATTCGGCCACTGGATGGGCCGGTCTGCGTATTCCGGCAGACGCTGCGAGGCCGGTCGGCCTGTTCCGGCGGCCCAGGGCGGTGTCTCGGCTGCATCCGGCTCCATGTTCTCCACATCTTGCGAGCTTTCGAGCACACGTGGCGGCGCCGGGATAGGCTGCGAGGTGCTGCAGCGTATCTTGGCGCATGCGGCCGTGGGCGCTGCTCGGGGCGTCACGGCGAGACCATCCGGGAGGCCGGCCTGCGCGCGAAGGCCGGCCCACGGTCTAAGGCCTGGGCGCGGATCATGGTGGTGGCGTCGACGATGCGGGGGGCTTTGCGGGCGGATGACCTCGCGGAGGCAGTCGACGAGGCGCGGCCTGCGCGCGTCGGGAGGGCGGGACCGGCGGAGCAAGGGAAACCGGGATGGCCGGGCTCTGGCTGGGTACGTGAGCGGCGTGAGCGATCCGCGGAAGGTCATGGCGCGGGCTCCCCTCTCGGTCGGGACGCGGCAACCATAGCGCATGCTCCCGGGCCGGGCAATGGCGATCCCGCAGTCTTCGCGGGGGACATGACCGGGAGGGATGACGGCCGGCGAGGGCCGCAGAGGCCATGCGGACGGGCTGCTTGCAGGGCTACCTGGCCTGAGCCCGGAGCGACACGGGGGGCGCGCCCGGCACGATGGCGACGTGCACCGGGTTGAGGCCGGGGACGGCGCCGACGAGCGCGTGGATCGCGTCTTCGGCCTGCTCGATGGGGAAGGAGTGCGTGTGCATCTTCTCGAGCGGGTGGCGGCCCGACTCGATGAGGTCGACGGCGCGGAAGGTGTCCTCCACGGGCATGCTGAGCACGCCGCGGATGGTCAGCTCCTTGTAGATCACGTCGTCGACGGGGAGCTCGCGCGCGGGCCGCTGGCCCTTGAGGCCCGCCACGACGATCCGGCCCTTCCGCACGGCGATGGCGACGGCATGCCCGAGGGACTCCGGCGAATAGGGGGTGGTGTCGACCACCACCTCCGCCCCGCCTCCCGTCGCCTCGCGCACGCTGGCGACCACGTCCTCCGTCTCGGCATTGATGGTGACGTCGGCGCCCAGCTCGCGGGCCAGCGCGAGCTTGTGGGCGTCGCGGGAGAGCCCCGTGATGACGATCTGGCGGGCGCCGGCCGCGCGGGCCGCGATCACGCAGCACAGCCCGCGCTGGCCCGCGCCCAGGATGACGACCCGGTCGCCGGGGCCGGTGGCGGGGACGGAGCCGGCCCAGGAGAGGCCTGCGGCGAGGGGGTTGAACATGACCGCGACGCCGGCGGGGATCCGCGGGTCCATCTTCTTCAGGACGGAGTGGGGGCAGAGGTACATGTGCTCGGCGTAGCCGCCCCAGAGGTGCGGGGGCTTGCTCACGTCGGTGTAGCCGTAGGTGCCGCCGCGCGTGCGGCAGGCGCGCGTCTCGAACCGGCCGCAGGCGGTGCAGCGGCCGCAGCCATAGCCCGAGCGCACGGCCACGCGGTCGCCCTCGCGGAGGCTCCAGCGCTCCCGCGCCCGCGCCCCGATCTCCTCGATGAGGCCCAGCGGCTCGTGCCCGGGGACGACCGGGTACTGCGTGTAGTCCTCGTGCGGGGGCGCCGCGCCCTCGTACTGCTCGTAGTCGCTGCCGCAGATGCCGCAGGCCTCGATCCGGAGGAGCGCGTCGTCCGGCCCGATCGCCGGCCGCGCGAACTCCCGTAGCTCGATCGTCTTCGGATTGACGAGCACCGCCGCGCGCACCGTGCCTCCCATGGTCACCTCCGCCGCCGCTTGGTCATGTACGTCTCCCACGGCATCCAGCCGAGCAGGCTCCCGCCATCCACGTCGAGGGCGAGGCCGCAGAGGGGGTCGGCGGCCTCCGAGCAGAGGAAGACGGTGACCCGTCCGAGGTCGCCGGGGGTGATCCAGCGTCCCTTGGGGACCATCGCGATGCGCTCGCGCCGGGTCTGCTCGTCCGCGTTCCGCTCGTACATGGGCGTGAGCGTGGGGCCGGGGCAGATGGCGTTGACGTTGATGCCGTACGGGGCGACCTCGTAGGCCAGGTGGCGCGTGAAACCGAGGAGCCCGGCCTTCGAGGCCGTGTAGCTCGCGGCTCCCGTGAAGCTGATGCGCTTGGCCGCCACCGAGGCGATGTTGACGATGCGTCCCCACCCCTTCGCCCGCATGAGCGGCAGCACGGCCTTCGAGCAGAGGAAGGCGCCGGTCAGGTTCACGTCGAGCACCCGGCGCCAGCGCGCCTCGTCGAGGTCCTCGACGAGCTCGGTCGTCGCGATGCCGGCGTTGTTCACGAGCACGTCCACCCCGCCGAAGGCCGCCGCCGTCCGGCGGACCATGTCCTCCACGGGGCCGGCGTCGCTCACGTCCACCCGCACCGCCAGGGCCCGGCCCCCCGTCTCCTCGATCCCGCGGACCGTCGCGGCGGCGCCGGCCTCGTCGATGTCGGCGACCGCCACCGCCGCGCCGGCCCCGGCCAGCGCCGCGGCGAGCCCCGCGCCGATGCCGGCCCCGGCGCCGGTCACGATGGCGACGCGGCCCGACAGCTCCTGATCAGCGGCGCTCACTGTCGTCCACCTGCATGAGGGCGCTCAGGCCGCGGTAGAATGTCGGCGCCCCGCCCGGGACCAGGCACGTCTCGAGGACCTCGAGCAGCTCCTCGCGCGTCGCGCCGAGTCGCATGGCCCGCCGCATGTGCGTCACCAGGCCGGCCTCCTCCAGCCCGCGGAAGGCCAGCAGGGCGATGGCCACGAACTCCCGCACCTTGGCCGACACGTGCCGCCCCTCCCCGAGGCCGAGCTCGTAGAGCCGGTTGTAGGCCTCGACGAAGTCGGGGTCCTGCCGTGCCGCGAACTCCCACTCCGGATAGGTGTAGCCCCGCGCCGCCTTCATCCGGGCGATCAGGGCCTCGGAGCGCTGGGCCCTCTCGTCGTCGCTCATGGCGTCACCCGGCCAGCGCTGGCGTCGTACCGAAGCTCGCGCATCATTGCTCCTCCTTCGCACGGCTCGAGGATGGGGCGATCACTCTATCACGAGATGCGCCCGGCCCCCGGCGGCCAGCGTCTGCTCGAGGCGCGGCACGGGGCGGGCCAGGGTGGGGTCGGTGGCGAAGAGCTGCTCGAGGGCCTGCGCGGCGCCGAGGGTGAAGCGGTCGCCGTACATCGGCCCCACGACCTGGATGCCGAAGGGCGTCCCCTGCGGGTCGAGGCCGCAGGGCAGGGCGACCACGGGGTGGCCCACGACCGTCAGCGAGGAGGTCAGCGCCGCCCAGTGGACGTAGTTGTCCATGGGCCGGCCGTCCACCTCCGTCGGGTAGAGCTGGTCGTAGGGGAAGGGGAGCACGGTGACACCGGGGCAGAGGAGCACGTCGACCCCCTCGAGGAAGTCCTGGAAGCGCTGGTAGAGGCCGAGCTGCTCCTTGTGGGCGAGCGCGACGCGCTTGAGGTCCATCTTGAGGGCGGCCGCGTAGTTCGACCGGACATTGGGGTTGACCTCGGGGCCGTAGCGCTCGATCCGCTCGGCGTGCCGGGCCAGCATGTACTCGCCGCGCAGGAGCCAGAAGGTCTCCAGCATCGTCGAGAAGTCGGGGCTCCGCTCCTCGCAGGAGGCGAAGACGTGGCGGAAGCGCGCCACGCGCTCGTGGAAGGTGTCGCGCACCCGGCGGTCCACCGTGGCGCAGCCGAGGTCGGCCGAGACGACGACGCGGAGCCGGGCGAGGTCGACGGACTCCACCGTCTCGAACTGGGCGGGGTCGAGCGGCCAGGCCATGGGATCGCGGCGGGTGCGCGCGGCCATCGCCGACAGCAGCAGCGAGGCATCGGCCACCGTGCGGCCCATGGGGCCCTGGCTCTGATAGAAGGTCAGCGCCAGGTCGCGCCGCTCCGTGGGCACGACGCCCGGGCTCCCCCGGTGGGCCACGACGCCGTTGAAGCAGGCGGGCAGGCGCAGGCTGCCGCCCGTGTCAGAGCCCTGGCAGAGCGGCAGCATGCCCGTGGCCAGCGCCACGCCGGCGCCGCCCGAGGAGCCGCCGCATGTCAGGCGGAGGTCGAACGGGTTGCGCGTGGCGCCGAAGAGCGCGTTGTTCGTGTTGCCGCCGGCGCCGAACTCGGGCGTGTTCGTCTTGCCGAGCACGATGCCCCCCGCCCGGCGGACGGCCGCCACCATGAGCGAGTCCCGGTCGGGCACGTGGTCGCGGA is a window from the Candidatus Rokuibacteriota bacterium genome containing:
- a CDS encoding NIPSNAP family protein, producing the protein MIYEIRTYSLAPGSLGEVEKRFGEGYEHRKKYSELTAFWHTEIGPLNEIVHVWGYRDLAERARIRGEAAKDPNWPPRVGEFVRAMRSEIVVPFSFSPEIRPGKVGPIFELRYYTLKPGMLPEVAKGWEAKLPERAKLSPVVLAGGVEFGQANGFVHIWAYPSLDERARIRGEAVQKGVWPPSGGRDRLLTQENKILLPAAFSPLQ
- a CDS encoding Gfo/Idh/MocA family oxidoreductase, with product MTDKTIRVGFVGAGNNTRRRHIPGFRALPGIELVAVANRTRESGERVAREFGIARVHADWRDLVRADDVDAVCIGTWPYMHCEITLAALAQGKHVLCEARMAMDAAEGRRMLEAARRAPHLVAQLVPAPHTLEVDGTLQALLAEGYAGEVLAVELQATQGGFVEPEAPLHWRQDTSLSGLNILNMGIWYEAMMRWLGPARRVMAMTKVAVPRRRDAGGAWHEVRVPDHVDILATLAGGAVAHLRFSAVTALAPPSEVWIFGTDGTLKLEADARRLRGGRRGEGELREIPIPAERRIGWRVEEAFVNAIRGRETVSRTTFEDGVRYMEFTEAVARSAARGQAVDVVAL
- a CDS encoding tetratricopeptide repeat protein; the protein is MSPLYGWLGPADLLAWRFLFPTLSFALVTVGLVVGRRRWPGALAAWVSSALMVLPVSGLVMRAGPYLAADRYSYLSSLGLALLGGGALRHWWLAGRWPADGRRRAAVLAGLLVVVLGALGTLTRGQIHVWRDSETLWTHATSVAPSSIAHFNLGLFRETQGLRQKAAEHYRRALAINPDLAQAHSGLGLALAQESRIPEALFHLREEVRLNPGSSRARKNLAAILVRQGRTAEAIEQLRRAVQLSPGDTMAHNDLGNALAVQGQLDEAVQHYQEVLKLTPESPEVHNNLGMVRALQGRKSEAVEHFRRALSIRPGFQAAQKNLDWALAGGGPAR
- a CDS encoding type II toxin-antitoxin system HicB family antitoxin: MRYAIVIEKAESNYSAYVPDLPGCVATGASLEEVEAEIREAIELHLEGMREDGVPIPTPQSKVDYVEVSA
- a CDS encoding type II toxin-antitoxin system HicA family toxin, with the protein product MKVGEVLRMLQDDGWRLVATKGSHRQFKHGSKPGRVTVPGKPSDDLAPGTLNSILKQAGLRK
- a CDS encoding DUF433 domain-containing protein — protein: MATLDSVVHADPEILGGTPVFRGTRVPVKNLLDYLAAGDSLDQFLDDFPTVRRDQAVAALELAKDLLTAGAHPAR
- a CDS encoding DUF5615 family PIN-like protein is translated as MRILLDESLPRPLARLLPEHEVRTVAAMGWTGIRNSELLQLAADRFDVFLTADQNLEHQQHLSALPIAVVVLVAPTNRIESLRPLVPALLRGLQTVTPRQLIRVGA
- a CDS encoding RidA family protein, with the protein product MEVESKLRQLGLALPAPTKLPPGVEIPFAWVRILGDRAYVSGHGPLAPDGSPEGPFGRVGAEVSLDQACAAARSATLAILSSLKRELGDLDRVAAWLTVSGMVNVAPGFTQTTTVINGCSDLLLKLYGPEAGRHARTAIGMAQLPLNLPVVIAAEVGIR
- a CDS encoding zinc-binding dehydrogenase, with the translated sequence MGGTVRAAVLVNPKTIELREFARPAIGPDDALLRIEACGICGSDYEQYEGAAPPHEDYTQYPVVPGHEPLGLIEEIGARARERWSLREGDRVAVRSGYGCGRCTACGRFETRACRTRGGTYGYTDVSKPPHLWGGYAEHMYLCPHSVLKKMDPRIPAGVAVMFNPLAAGLSWAGSVPATGPGDRVVILGAGQRGLCCVIAARAAGARQIVITGLSRDAHKLALARELGADVTINAETEDVVASVREATGGGAEVVVDTTPYSPESLGHAVAIAVRKGRIVVAGLKGQRPARELPVDDVIYKELTIRGVLSMPVEDTFRAVDLIESGRHPLEKMHTHSFPIEQAEDAIHALVGAVPGLNPVHVAIVPGAPPVSLRAQAR
- a CDS encoding SDR family oxidoreductase, with protein sequence MSAADQELSGRVAIVTGAGAGIGAGLAAALAGAGAAVAVADIDEAGAAATVRGIEETGGRALAVRVDVSDAGPVEDMVRRTAAAFGGVDVLVNNAGIATTELVEDLDEARWRRVLDVNLTGAFLCSKAVLPLMRAKGWGRIVNIASVAAKRISFTGAASYTASKAGLLGFTRHLAYEVAPYGINVNAICPGPTLTPMYERNADEQTRRERIAMVPKGRWITPGDLGRVTVFLCSEAADPLCGLALDVDGGSLLGWMPWETYMTKRRRR
- a CDS encoding carboxymuconolactone decarboxylase family protein produces the protein MSDDERAQRSEALIARMKAARGYTYPEWEFAARQDPDFVEAYNRLYELGLGEGRHVSAKVREFVAIALLAFRGLEEAGLVTHMRRAMRLGATREELLEVLETCLVPGGAPTFYRGLSALMQVDDSERR
- a CDS encoding amidase; this translates as MAEPCDLTAVEARRLIGARGLSPVELVDSCIRRIEQWNPHVNAVVTTCYDRARAEARAAEAAVMRGDALPPLHGLPVGIKDLDETEGVRTTYGSLLFRDHVPDRDSLMVAAVRRAGGIVLGKTNTPEFGAGGNTNNALFGATRNPFDLRLTCGGSSGGAGVALATGMLPLCQGSDTGGSLRLPACFNGVVAHRGSPGVVPTERRDLALTFYQSQGPMGRTVADASLLLSAMAARTRRDPMAWPLDPAQFETVESVDLARLRVVVSADLGCATVDRRVRDTFHERVARFRHVFASCEERSPDFSTMLETFWLLRGEYMLARHAERIERYGPEVNPNVRSNYAAALKMDLKRVALAHKEQLGLYQRFQDFLEGVDVLLCPGVTVLPFPYDQLYPTEVDGRPMDNYVHWAALTSSLTVVGHPVVALPCGLDPQGTPFGIQVVGPMYGDRFTLGAAQALEQLFATDPTLARPVPRLEQTLAAGGRAHLVIE